TCGCGGAGCGCGGATACCGGGGCACCAGCCTGGCCGCGGTCGCGGAGCGGGTCGGGCTGACCCAGCAGGGACTGCTGCACCACTTCCCCACGAAGGACGCGCTGCTGGTCGCGGTGCTCAGGGAACGGGACCAGTGGGACGCGATGCCCGAGACCCGGTGGCGGCTCGACCTGCTGGCCTCACTCGTCGAGTACAACGCCATGCGGCCCGGGATCATCCAGACCTTCTCGGCGCTGCTCGGCGAGAGCGTCACGGAGGGGCATCCGGCGCGCGAGTTCTTCACCGGGCGGTACACCGACGCCCGTACGACCATGGCGGCGGCCCTGCGCGTCGAGTACGGCGACCGGTTGCCCAGCGGCCTCACCCCCGAGCGGGCCGCGCCCCTGCTCGTCGCGGTGATGGACGGGCTCCAGTACCAGTGGCTGCTGGATCCGGAGGCGGTGGACATGCCGGCCGCGTTCCGGGACTTCCTCACGTTGCTGGGCGGTGAGTGCTGATGTCCGCAGATCCGCTGACGATTCCCACCGTCTCACTCGCGTCACGCGCTATGGCGTAGACCACTTCCGTCACGCGATACTGCCGCCGTCGACAGCACAGCACCTCACTGCTGGCTCCCCCCACGGCGACGGAAGGCCTGAACTCCCTTGAGCAACCCACGTGTACGGATCGGTGTCCTCGGACTCGCACTGCTGGCGGGGCTCTCCGCGCCCGTCACCGCCTCGGCCGCCGACGCCCCGGCCTCGCCCAGCGCCGCACCCACCGTCGAGGAGCAGCGACTCGACCAGGCCGCACCTCAGGAGATCCTCCGGCGTTCCGGATTCGACTCCGTGGCACCGGAGTTCGCGCGGGCGCTCGGCAAGGGGCGCTCGTACGAGGACGCCCGCCGACTCGTCGTACACCAGGCGGCGGCGTTGTGGCGGCGGGCCGTCGACCGGGCGCAGGGGCGCGGGCCGGCCGGCGGTGATCTGAGCCGGGACGACGACCGGCCGCTGTACTGGGCGCGGCTCGGGATGACCCGTGAACTACGGGTGTGGCAGCCGTCGTTCGGGATACGCGGCGACCAGCGGACCGCGCTGTCGGGCGAGTTGGAGCGGAACTCGCGCGGACAGACGTCGATCCGCTATCCGGGCGGTGGGAGGCTGAAGCGTGTTCTCGTCACCGGGTTCGATCCGTTCACCCTCGACCGGGACATACGGATCTCCAATCCGTCCGGGGCCACCGCGCTCGCCCTCGACGGCACGGTGATCGAGACGGCGGACGGGCCGGCCAGGGTCGAGACCGCGGTGTTCCCGGTGCGCTGGCAGGACTTCACGGAGGGCACGGTGGAGCGGACGCTGAAGCCGTATCTGCCGAAGGTCGATCTGTTCACCACCGTGAGTCAGGGGCGGGTCGGGCGGTTCGACGTGGAGCGGACCAACGGGGCCTGGCGGGGCGGCTTCGGGGACAACGAGAACATCGGCCGGACGGAGACCGTGCCGGTCGCCGACCCGTCCTCGCAGCCGCAGTGGACGTCGACGACCTTGCCGTACAAGGCGATTGTCGCCGCCGACACCGGCCGGTTCCCCGTGTACGACAACACGGGCGTGACGGAGATACCGGCGGGCGGCACCGTTCCCGTGGTCCGGGCGGACGGGCCCACCGCCGGGTCGACGGCTCGGGCCGGGGGCGGCGGGGACTATCTGTCCAACGAGATCGCCTACCGGGCAACCCTGTTGCGCGACCGCCTCGGTCTGGGCGCCACGCTTCCCGGCGGCCATGTGCACACGCCGGTGCTGCAGTTCGGGACGGGCAACACCGACCCGGCGACCGGCGCCGTGACCGACCCCGACTTCGTGCGCGACCGGCTGGACATCATCGCCCAGGTGCGGTCGATCCTGACCGTGGCCGTGGACGCGTCCGGTGGCTCTTCCGGTCACTCCTCCGGTCAGGACGCCGAGGCCGACGTCTCCTGATCCTCGGAGTCCTCGTCCTCCGGGGACTCCGTGGTCTCCTCGCCGAGCAGGTCGCGGGCCATCATCGTGGCGCCCGCGACCGCGCCCGGCATCAGGAAGACGGCCACGAACGGCACCAGGAAGGCCAGCCCGAGCGGCGTACCGAAACCCCACACGAGCAGCTTGCGGGAGCGCAACAGGGCGAGGCGTTCCCGGAGTTCGACCCGGCGCCGCTGCAGGGCGACTCCGGTCAGCTCCTCGGTGAGGAAGAACCCGGTGACCATGAAGCCGAGCACGGGTACGACGGTCTGCCCGACGAACGGAATGAAGCCGAGGGCGAAGAGGAGCACCGCCCAGCACAGGGCCCGGACGAGGACCCGGAGGCTGTCGCGGGCCGAGATCCACAACTCCCTGTGCAGCGGCAGGCCCGACTCGGGGGCCGTGCCGTCCGGGGACACGTCCCGGTCGACCTTCTCGGAGAGGTTCTCGTAGAAGGGCTGGCCGATGAGGAGGGTCATCGCGGTGAAGGTGAGGACCGAGAGGAGCAGGGCCAGGGCGAAGAGGAGCGTGGTGAGGAAGCCGCGGAAGAGACCGAGCCAGGGGCTCGACCAGTCGTCGGCGAAGGGGGTGGCCCACGCGGTGAGGTCGGTGCCGTAGAGGGCGAGGGCCGTCAGGGCGGCGAGGTAGAGGACAAGGGTGAGGAGGCCGGGCAGCAGCCCGAATCCGTAGCTCCTGCCGTGTCGGGCGACCCAGCGCTGGCCCTTCAGGAGATAACGGAAGCCTGTCGCGAGATCGCTCATGGGGGAACTCTATCGGGGCCCCTTTCGGCCCTCACGGCATCCGCCGTCCGGGGCATCCGTGGCACGGAGACCCTCTTGTCGGCGTTGAGTCGAGAAGGTACATCTCGCCGTACCGATCTCAGGAAGCACAGCAAGCACCGGACTACCGGAAGTAACGGAAGTAACGGAAGTAACAGGAAGCATGGGAGAAGGTACGCGTGCGTCGCACAAGACCCGTTCCACCGAGCCCTGTTCTGCTCACCGTCCTCGCCGTCACCACGGCGGGCTCGCTCCTGCTCACCCCTCACACCGCCACCGCCGACCGCAAGCCCGTCACCCGTGAGGAGGCGGAGGGCCCGGGGGCGCCGGGCGAGCGGTCCGCTGTCGACCGGCGTGCCGCGACGGCCCCGGCCGCCGCCGCCGTCCGCGCCCTCGCCGCCCCCGTCACCGATCTCGGCGACAAGGGGCGCGGCTACCCCCGCGAGCAGACGCTGTCCCCCGACCCGGTGAACCCGGCGGACAAGTCCATCAAGCTGGGCCTGACCCCGTACCACGCCATCGCCCCCAAGCTGAACGCCCTTCAGCGGCTGGGCGACCGGGTGAGCGTCGAGGTCGCGGGCCGTTCGGCGGGTGGGCACCGGCTCTACCTGGTCACGGTCACCGCGCCGGAGAGCGCGGCCCAGACACGCGCCCAGGAGGGTATGCGCGAGCTGATCGAGAACGCGCCCTCGGTCGCCGCCAAGAGCCGGACGGTCAAACGGACTTACAAGGCGCCCGTCTTCGTCAACAACAACATCCACGGCAACGAGTGGGAGGGCACCGACGCCTCCCTGAAGATCGTCGAGCGGCTGGCGACCGCCACCGACGCCAGAACCCGGGAGCTGCTCGCACACAGCCGGCTCTACTTCAACATCACCGCCAACCCGGACGGCCGTATCGCCGGCACCCGTGCCAACGCAGGCGGGTTCGACCTGAACCGGGACTTCGTCACCTCCTCGCAGCCCGAGGGGCGGGCGATGCGGCAGATCGAGATCGACAAGCAGCCGACCGTCATGCTCGACCTGCACGGATACGTCAACGGCACCCTCATCGAGCCGACCACTCCCCCGCACGGCGAGAACTACGAGTACGACCTGTTCCTGAAGAACACCTACGCCAACGCCCTGGGAATGGAGGCCGCCGTCAACGGCCTCGGGTACACGCCGGCGAAGGACGGTGTCGAGCCCGCCCAGATCCCGTTCCGTGATCAGCAGGAGGGCTGGGACGACTGGCCGCCGATCTTCACCCCGCAGTACGCGGCCTTCCACGGCACGGTCGCCGCGCACACCGTCGAGATCCCGATGACGGTCAACAACCGGGCCTACGACACCCTTTCGGTCGCCGAGTTGCGCCGCCGCAGCGCGATCAACGTCGCCGTGGCCGGGGCGGCCATCACCGCGACCTTCGACTACGTCCAGGATCACCGGACTTCGCTCGTCGCCGACCAGATCGAGGTCTTCCGGCGCGGTGCCACGGGGGCCGCGCAGGTGCCGGTGTCGGCCAAGAGCGTGCCGGGTGTTCCGGGTATCGGGCCGGAGGACGTCTACACGACCACCTTTCCCCGTGCGTACGTCATTCCGGCGGGCGCCCCGGGCGGGCGGTCTACGCCCGCCGCCGCCCGGCTGGTCGACCATCTGCTCGCCAACGACATCAGGGTCGGCCGCGCGAGCCACGCCTTCCGGCTCGGCGGACGGACGTACGAGAAGGGCTCGTACGTCGTCGACATGCGCCAGCCGAAACGCGGACTCGCGAACGTGCTGCTCGCCGACGGGCGGGACATCAGC
This genomic interval from Streptomyces sp. B21-083 contains the following:
- a CDS encoding pyroglutamyl peptidase, yielding MSNPRVRIGVLGLALLAGLSAPVTASAADAPASPSAAPTVEEQRLDQAAPQEILRRSGFDSVAPEFARALGKGRSYEDARRLVVHQAAALWRRAVDRAQGRGPAGGDLSRDDDRPLYWARLGMTRELRVWQPSFGIRGDQRTALSGELERNSRGQTSIRYPGGGRLKRVLVTGFDPFTLDRDIRISNPSGATALALDGTVIETADGPARVETAVFPVRWQDFTEGTVERTLKPYLPKVDLFTTVSQGRVGRFDVERTNGAWRGGFGDNENIGRTETVPVADPSSQPQWTSTTLPYKAIVAADTGRFPVYDNTGVTEIPAGGTVPVVRADGPTAGSTARAGGGGDYLSNEIAYRATLLRDRLGLGATLPGGHVHTPVLQFGTGNTDPATGAVTDPDFVRDRLDIIAQVRSILTVAVDASGGSSGHSSGQDAEADVS
- a CDS encoding TetR/AcrR family transcriptional regulator — encoded protein: MPYGDGMAIRARTEERRAEIVRAALNVIAERGYRGTSLAAVAERVGLTQQGLLHHFPTKDALLVAVLRERDQWDAMPETRWRLDLLASLVEYNAMRPGIIQTFSALLGESVTEGHPAREFFTGRYTDARTTMAAALRVEYGDRLPSGLTPERAAPLLVAVMDGLQYQWLLDPEAVDMPAAFRDFLTLLGGEC
- a CDS encoding EI24 domain-containing protein, whose amino-acid sequence is MSDLATGFRYLLKGQRWVARHGRSYGFGLLPGLLTLVLYLAALTALALYGTDLTAWATPFADDWSSPWLGLFRGFLTTLLFALALLLSVLTFTAMTLLIGQPFYENLSEKVDRDVSPDGTAPESGLPLHRELWISARDSLRVLVRALCWAVLLFALGFIPFVGQTVVPVLGFMVTGFFLTEELTGVALQRRRVELRERLALLRSRKLLVWGFGTPLGLAFLVPFVAVFLMPGAVAGATMMARDLLGEETTESPEDEDSEDQETSASAS
- a CDS encoding M14 family zinc carboxypeptidase, which produces MRRTRPVPPSPVLLTVLAVTTAGSLLLTPHTATADRKPVTREEAEGPGAPGERSAVDRRAATAPAAAAVRALAAPVTDLGDKGRGYPREQTLSPDPVNPADKSIKLGLTPYHAIAPKLNALQRLGDRVSVEVAGRSAGGHRLYLVTVTAPESAAQTRAQEGMRELIENAPSVAAKSRTVKRTYKAPVFVNNNIHGNEWEGTDASLKIVERLATATDARTRELLAHSRLYFNITANPDGRIAGTRANAGGFDLNRDFVTSSQPEGRAMRQIEIDKQPTVMLDLHGYVNGTLIEPTTPPHGENYEYDLFLKNTYANALGMEAAVNGLGYTPAKDGVEPAQIPFRDQQEGWDDWPPIFTPQYAAFHGTVAAHTVEIPMTVNNRAYDTLSVAELRRRSAINVAVAGAAITATFDYVQDHRTSLVADQIEVFRRGATGAAQVPVSAKSVPGVPGIGPEDVYTTTFPRAYVIPAGAPGGRSTPAAARLVDHLLANDIRVGRASHAFRLGGRTYEKGSYVVDMRQPKRGLANVLLADGRDISDKVSVMYDISGWSLGRLWGATVRPVGSGSLSGVPLRAVTAATRVGYVAPHGRLRLRLDDPREIAALNSLLRKGVSVRRAADGSAIVPASARKEALAAARTYDVAFDSTKATGVSVLRRTRVAAAVPPGELFALREMNFEVTPVSTALLNAGFDWAGVEVLFVSQDVEYKGLNPAARKALDAFLGSRGLVGRGATGAALNSAAGLLAAKPVEGNGDANGVVRVVNSGRSPVTGGAPDHGFVYAPVWFTDLGPGVRVDQSYGSGNPLVSGHWRPFPDGSGGPGAAAGQASVVSGPHAVLFGTEPLFRDHPKGEFAQVARALLSVPTTPIGTSSKESG